A DNA window from Solanum lycopersicum chromosome 3, SLM_r2.1 contains the following coding sequences:
- the LOC101256568 gene encoding 14 kDa proline-rich protein DC2.15 → MASKNQASITLFLSLNLLFFALVSADCSTDILKFGACANILTDLVGVIIGTTPTSSCCSLIDGLVDLDAAVCLCTALKADVLGINLDIPLSLNILLNVCGKKYPTGYTC, encoded by the coding sequence ATGGCTTCCAAAAATCAGGCCTCTATTACCCTTTTCTTATCACTTAATCTCCTCTTCTTTGCTCTTGTAAGTGCAGACTGTTCAActgatattttgaaatttggggCATGTGCTAATATACTTACTGATTTGGTGGGTGTAATTATCGGGACTACTCCAACTTCGTCATGCTGCAGTTTGATTGACGGACTGGTGGACCTAGACGCCGCGGTTTGCTTGTGCACAGCCCTAAAAGCAGATGTGCTGGGAATTAATTTGGATATACCACTCTCTCTAAACATCCTTCTCAATGTCTGTGGAAAAAAATATCCTACTGGTTACACTTGttga